The Coffea arabica cultivar ET-39 chromosome 8e, Coffea Arabica ET-39 HiFi, whole genome shotgun sequence genome window below encodes:
- the LOC140003949 gene encoding uncharacterized protein isoform X1 → MAPDPNFSNPTKRKKNISSSQPLKLSKPKISADDDDFQDPSPSLSVISSRSTLKQNPFKPLNSSDLPLPEKVKNTEQKINPGKENIWVSSNPSGPSFFREDDKTIDEFELDLADSRGLDSIESTIDCQANWKLKNNEERKESGLEESGKGQWGGNEYKEESEGGTAHLDLLLKLCDADSDQDVECSEKVSTCSDDGLDFREACGFEEEEVDERLICCPLCGNDISGLSDELRQVHTNECLDKGETANEAAAVPPHDSTAYHCLGQVLDGSPRQSSRKVVAAFPVLEWLRNQGLAKYEEIFVREEIDWDTLKWLTEEDLCSIGVTALGPRKKLVHALAELKRDEGNPVETPDIQNVVVDERNKLATNKLITDYFPGSVGRRKRDCISAKEQKETLKSHPSSASRSQQKKNRINGVKHKTVPTWCCIPGTPFRVDAFKYLRRECSHWFLTHFHMDHYQGLTRSFCHGKIYCSSITAKLVNMKLGISWDKLQVLPLNQKINIAGIAVTCFDANHCPGAIIILFEPPNNKAVLHTGDFRFSEDMSKIPILQTCPIHTLILDTTYCDPQYDFPKQEAVIQFVIEAIQAEAFNPKTLFLIGSYTIGKERLFLEVARVLRKKVYVSAAKLRLLECLEFPKEDAQWFTLNEHESHIHVVPMWTLASFKRLKYIANQYAGRFNLIVAFSPTGWTFSKGKKKSPGRRWQQGTIIRYEVPYSEHCSFSELRDFVKFISPANIIPSVNNHGPESTRTMVSHLLA, encoded by the exons ATGGCCCCCGACCCCAACTTCTCTAATCCAacgaagaggaagaagaatatCTCATCTTCACAACCCCTAAAACTTAGCAAACCCAAAATCTCCGCGGATGATGACGATTTTCAAGACCCTTCCCCCTCTCTTTCCGTAATCAGCTCCAGATCCACCCTAAAGCAAAACCCTTTTAAGCCCTTGAATAGTTCTGATCTTCCCTTGCCCGAAAAGGTCAAGAACACGGAGCAAAAGATCAATCCCGGGAAAGAAAACATTTGGGTATCATCAAATCCATCCGGGCCTTCATTTTTTCGAGAAGATGATAAGACTATCGACGAATTTGAGCTGGATTTGGCCGACAGCCGTGGGTTGGATTCGATTGAGTCCACCATAGATTGTCAGGCAAATtggaaattgaagaacaatgaggaaagaaaagagTCTGGGTTGGAAGAAAGTGGAAAGGGGCAGTGGGGAGGTAATGAGTATAAGGAAGAATCTGAAGGGGGAACAGCGCATCTGGATTTGTTGCTCAAGTTATGTGATGCTGATTCTGACCAGGATGTGGAATGCTCTGAAAAAGTTTCTACTTGTAGTGATGATGGCTTGGATTTTCGTGAGGCTTGTGGCTTTGAGGAAGAGGAAGTGGACGAAAGATTGATTTGTTGTCCACTTTGTGGAAATGATATTTCCGGGTTGAGTGATGAGTTAAGGCAAGTTCACACAAATGAGTGCCTTGATAAAGGTGAGACAGCAAATGAG GCGGCCGCGGTTCCTCCCCATGATTCCACAGCTTATCACTGTCTTGGGCAAGTTCTTGATGGCTCTCCACGTCAATCTTCTAGGAAAGTTGTAGCTGCGTTTCCCGTATTGGAATGGCTACGCAACCAGGGCCTTGCTAAATATGAAGAAATTTTTGTGCGCGAAGAGATTGATTGGGATACTCTAAAGTGGCTGACCGAGGAG GATCTTTGCAGCATTGGTGTTACTGCACTTGGTCCAAGGAAAAAGCTCGTTCATGCTCTTGCTGAGCTAAAAAGGGACGAGGGCAACCCCGTGGAAACCCCTGATATCCAAAATGTAGTTGTTGATGAAAGAAACAAACTTGCTACAAACAAGTTGATAACGGACTATTTTCCAGGTTCTGTTGGTAGGAGAAAGAGAGATTGCATTAGTGCCAAAGAACAGAAGGAGACACTTAAAAGTCACCCAAGTTCTGCTTCGAGGAGTCAACAGAAGAAAAATCGCATAAATGGTGTAAAACACAAGACAGTTCCCACTTGGTGTTGCATTCCAGGAACACCATTTCGTGTT GATGCATTCAAATATCTAAGAAGAGAATGTTCTCATTGGTTTCTTACTCACTTCCATATGGATC ATTATCAAGGTTTGACAAGGTCCTTTTGTCATGGGAAGATATATTGTTCATCGATTACAGCAAAGCTTGTCAACATGAAACTTGGAATTTCTTGGGACAAATTGCAAGTTTTGCCCCTTAACCAGAAGATCAATATTGCAGGGATTGCTGTCACGTGTTTTGATGCAAATCACTGTCCAGGTGCCATCATAATTCTATTTGAACCACCCAATAATAAG GCTGTACTGCACACTGGAGATTTTCGTTTCAGTGAGGACATGTCAAAAATTCCAATTCTGCAGACATGTCCTATCCATACACTCATTCTCGACACCACATACTGTGACCCCCAG TATGACTTTCCAAAACAGGAGGCTGTAATTCAGTTTGTGATTGAGGCCATCCAAGCAGAAGCTTTTAACCCCAAAACTTTATTTTTGATTGGCAGCTATACCATTG GCAAGGAAAGGTTGTTTTTAGAGGTTGCTCGTGTTCTTCGCAAAAAAGTCTATGTCAGTGCCGCAAAATTGCGTCTGCTTGAATGCCTCGAGTTTCCAAAGGAAGATGCACAGTGGTTTACTTTAAATGAACACGAAAGCCACATTCATGTGGTGCCCATGTGGACGCTTGCAAGCTTCAAGAGATTGAAGTATATAGCAAATCAATATGCA gGTCGATTCAATCTAATAGTAGCTTTTTCTCCAACTGGCTGGACGTTTTCTAAAGGAAAGAAGAAGTCTCCTGGAAGAAGGTGGCAGCAGGGTACCATCATAAG GTATGAAGTACCATATAGTGAGCATTGCAGCTTTTCGGAACTCAGAGATTTTGTAAAGTTTATATCTCCTGCAAACATCATACCAAGCGTAAACAATCATGGACCAGAATCCACTAGGACAATGGTTTCCCACCTCTTGGCTTAA
- the LOC140003949 gene encoding DNA cross-link repair protein SNM1-like isoform X2, which yields MSALIKAAAVPPHDSTAYHCLGQVLDGSPRQSSRKVVAAFPVLEWLRNQGLAKYEEIFVREEIDWDTLKWLTEEDLCSIGVTALGPRKKLVHALAELKRDEGNPVETPDIQNVVVDERNKLATNKLITDYFPGSVGRRKRDCISAKEQKETLKSHPSSASRSQQKKNRINGVKHKTVPTWCCIPGTPFRVDAFKYLRRECSHWFLTHFHMDHYQGLTRSFCHGKIYCSSITAKLVNMKLGISWDKLQVLPLNQKINIAGIAVTCFDANHCPGAIIILFEPPNNKAVLHTGDFRFSEDMSKIPILQTCPIHTLILDTTYCDPQYDFPKQEAVIQFVIEAIQAEAFNPKTLFLIGSYTIGKERLFLEVARVLRKKVYVSAAKLRLLECLEFPKEDAQWFTLNEHESHIHVVPMWTLASFKRLKYIANQYAGRFNLIVAFSPTGWTFSKGKKKSPGRRWQQGTIIRYEVPYSEHCSFSELRDFVKFISPANIIPSVNNHGPESTRTMVSHLLA from the exons ATGAGTGCCTTGATAAAG GCGGCCGCGGTTCCTCCCCATGATTCCACAGCTTATCACTGTCTTGGGCAAGTTCTTGATGGCTCTCCACGTCAATCTTCTAGGAAAGTTGTAGCTGCGTTTCCCGTATTGGAATGGCTACGCAACCAGGGCCTTGCTAAATATGAAGAAATTTTTGTGCGCGAAGAGATTGATTGGGATACTCTAAAGTGGCTGACCGAGGAG GATCTTTGCAGCATTGGTGTTACTGCACTTGGTCCAAGGAAAAAGCTCGTTCATGCTCTTGCTGAGCTAAAAAGGGACGAGGGCAACCCCGTGGAAACCCCTGATATCCAAAATGTAGTTGTTGATGAAAGAAACAAACTTGCTACAAACAAGTTGATAACGGACTATTTTCCAGGTTCTGTTGGTAGGAGAAAGAGAGATTGCATTAGTGCCAAAGAACAGAAGGAGACACTTAAAAGTCACCCAAGTTCTGCTTCGAGGAGTCAACAGAAGAAAAATCGCATAAATGGTGTAAAACACAAGACAGTTCCCACTTGGTGTTGCATTCCAGGAACACCATTTCGTGTT GATGCATTCAAATATCTAAGAAGAGAATGTTCTCATTGGTTTCTTACTCACTTCCATATGGATC ATTATCAAGGTTTGACAAGGTCCTTTTGTCATGGGAAGATATATTGTTCATCGATTACAGCAAAGCTTGTCAACATGAAACTTGGAATTTCTTGGGACAAATTGCAAGTTTTGCCCCTTAACCAGAAGATCAATATTGCAGGGATTGCTGTCACGTGTTTTGATGCAAATCACTGTCCAGGTGCCATCATAATTCTATTTGAACCACCCAATAATAAG GCTGTACTGCACACTGGAGATTTTCGTTTCAGTGAGGACATGTCAAAAATTCCAATTCTGCAGACATGTCCTATCCATACACTCATTCTCGACACCACATACTGTGACCCCCAG TATGACTTTCCAAAACAGGAGGCTGTAATTCAGTTTGTGATTGAGGCCATCCAAGCAGAAGCTTTTAACCCCAAAACTTTATTTTTGATTGGCAGCTATACCATTG GCAAGGAAAGGTTGTTTTTAGAGGTTGCTCGTGTTCTTCGCAAAAAAGTCTATGTCAGTGCCGCAAAATTGCGTCTGCTTGAATGCCTCGAGTTTCCAAAGGAAGATGCACAGTGGTTTACTTTAAATGAACACGAAAGCCACATTCATGTGGTGCCCATGTGGACGCTTGCAAGCTTCAAGAGATTGAAGTATATAGCAAATCAATATGCA gGTCGATTCAATCTAATAGTAGCTTTTTCTCCAACTGGCTGGACGTTTTCTAAAGGAAAGAAGAAGTCTCCTGGAAGAAGGTGGCAGCAGGGTACCATCATAAG GTATGAAGTACCATATAGTGAGCATTGCAGCTTTTCGGAACTCAGAGATTTTGTAAAGTTTATATCTCCTGCAAACATCATACCAAGCGTAAACAATCATGGACCAGAATCCACTAGGACAATGGTTTCCCACCTCTTGGCTTAA
- the LOC140012495 gene encoding ethylene-responsive transcription factor ERF018-like: MFKPSCSSSAPASSSITSQEAQVKYKGVRKRKWGKWVSEIRLPNSRERIWLGSYDSAEKAARAFDAALFCLRGKNAKFNFADIPPDLVGGRTLTPAEIQAVASEYANQYGNKEKQQQQGEGLIGEKEDDPLQFDQDTSPISSNSDGALQNVDWSFLGMLEPNGAATGATSNAPDYDLMLSSLDNLHEDMYMTPHVGTKVDVDHNFNGQHEDYQHLDENYSHQSFLWNF; this comes from the coding sequence ATGTTTAAGCCAAGTTGTTCATCGTCTGCACCTGCTTCCTCTTCGATAACGAGTCAGGAAGCTCAGGTGAAGTATAAAGGAGTGAGGAAGCGAAAGTGGGGGAAATGGGTGTCGGAAATAAGGCTTCCCAATAGTAGAGAACGTATTTGGTTAGGCTCTTATGACTCTGCTGAAAAGGCAGCTCGAGCATTCGATGCTGCACTCTTCTGTCTTCGTGGCAAGAATGCTAAGTTCAATTTTGCGGATATTCCTCCTGATCTTGTGGGGGGTCGGACGCTTACGCCGGCTGAAATACAAGCTGTTGCATCTGAATACGCCAACCAGTATGGTAATAAGgagaagcagcagcagcagggAGAGGGATTGATCGGCGAAAAAGAAGATGATCCATTGCAGTTTGATCAGGATACATCGCCAATATCATCAAATTCAGACGGTGCACTTCAGAATGTGGATTGGTCGTTTCTTGGTATGCTAGAACCAAATGGAGCTGCAACAGGGGCAACTTCCAACGCACCAGATTATGATTTGATGCTTTCTAGCCTTGACAACCTGCATGAGGACATGTATATGACTCCACACGTAGGGACCAAGGTTGATGTTGATCACAACTTCAATGGTCAGCACGAAGATTATCAACATCTTGATGAAAACTATTCTCATCAGTCTTTCCTTTGGAACTTCTAA